In one Geotoga petraea genomic region, the following are encoded:
- a CDS encoding DUF2089 domain-containing protein codes for MYKRRLTTCPVCGGRLNIQKYKCEKCATEITGNFQIEEFAQLTDEQLIFLKIFIKNRGNLSELQKELSISYPTAKARLEELVKALGYESEEDNRKKTMEILEKIEKGEITPEEAKTILKKYKNN; via the coding sequence ATGTATAAAAGAAGATTAACTACCTGTCCAGTTTGCGGGGGAAGGTTAAACATTCAGAAGTATAAATGTGAAAAATGCGCAACTGAAATTACCGGGAATTTCCAAATAGAAGAATTCGCACAATTAACAGACGAACAACTAATATTTTTGAAGATTTTTATAAAAAACAGAGGAAATTTATCTGAGCTTCAAAAAGAATTAAGTATTTCATATCCAACAGCTAAAGCCAGATTAGAAGAATTGGTAAAAGCATTAGGATATGAATCTGAAGAGGATAACCGAAAAAAAACTATGGAAATTTTAGAAAAAATTGAAAAAGGAGAAATAACTCCTGAAGAAGCTAAAACCATATTGAAAAAATACAAAAATAACTAA
- a CDS encoding DUF4097 family beta strand repeat-containing protein yields the protein MSKTINLEGIKRINIESKHDEIKLNVTKSEKSYFELEEDLEEGFPHGKIGEDGYFIRFSRSNDSFLNKFFGFISNKTLHVNLYLADNFEELKVNFVQGDVNIKDVNLNYFENKIITGNTRIKKSKIKNHKSKLITGNFLSENSDFLNDEISVTTGNIKYEDSKIQNIDCHLITGNLDISKMNSDFDLMKITVITGEAMVNICGKEPIYITKKLTPYSSTLKSNVDLIEKQDVELSFEKRRMVVKVITGNLKIRGIESKHFTKQKNDEKHFNSTNTEEKIISDDFLTQEEKKILELFKQEKISYDFAIELLSEIGYNKDDAEKFLKKRGASK from the coding sequence ATGTCTAAAACTATTAATTTAGAAGGAATAAAAAGAATAAACATTGAATCAAAACATGATGAAATAAAGTTAAATGTCACAAAATCAGAAAAATCATATTTTGAATTAGAAGAAGATCTTGAAGAAGGTTTCCCACACGGAAAAATTGGAGAAGATGGCTATTTTATAAGATTTTCAAGAAGTAACGATTCTTTTCTCAACAAGTTTTTTGGGTTTATATCTAATAAAACTTTACATGTTAACCTATATTTGGCCGATAATTTTGAAGAATTAAAAGTCAATTTTGTTCAAGGTGACGTGAACATTAAAGATGTAAATTTAAATTATTTTGAAAATAAGATAATTACTGGAAATACGAGGATTAAAAAATCTAAGATAAAAAACCATAAATCAAAATTAATAACAGGAAATTTTCTTTCTGAAAACTCTGACTTTTTAAATGATGAAATATCGGTTACAACAGGTAATATAAAATATGAGGATTCTAAAATACAAAATATTGATTGCCACCTAATAACAGGTAATTTAGATATAAGTAAAATGAATTCTGACTTTGATTTGATGAAAATTACAGTAATTACAGGTGAGGCTATGGTTAATATTTGTGGTAAAGAACCTATTTACATAACAAAAAAATTAACTCCTTATTCGTCAACCTTAAAATCCAATGTAGATCTCATAGAAAAACAAGATGTTGAGTTATCTTTTGAAAAAAGGAGAATGGTTGTTAAAGTAATTACAGGTAACCTAAAGATCCGAGGTATAGAATCTAAACACTTTACAAAACAAAAGAATGATGAAAAACATTTTAACTCTACTAATACTGAAGAAAAAATTATTTCTGATGATTTTTTAACACAAGAAGAAAAGAAAATATTGGAACTTTTTAAGCAAGAAAAAATATCTTATGATTTTGCCATAGAACTCCTATCAGAAATTGGATATAATAAGGATGACGCCGAAAAATTTTTGAAAAAAAGAGGTGCAAGCAAATGA